A genomic stretch from Solanum stenotomum isolate F172 chromosome 8, ASM1918654v1, whole genome shotgun sequence includes:
- the LOC125875282 gene encoding cation/H(+) antiporter 15-like: protein MAKSAYLTDNAFSERNIVCYDHSDVISNGYKVRNPLRFPAPLMVFQLSIISLTSLIIGVGLKPLGQPILVAQVLGGILFGPSALGRSEVLRETIFPPRGVMALETAATFGVFFNLFAIGVECDSKRMFRPGKKAVIIGISVLFSSLISNLGMATLMQSFITMDPPLAKALPVVAISQCIVGFPNVCSLLKEMQMLNTDQGRLATTSAMFCDVIGFTMGAVGFIKLQVEKEHSIPRKMGSGLSPLILVIFTIYFVRPAIKKTLKQRPDGKPVGENYFVCILIIVLTYIFAAETIGQHFLFGALLLGMAIPEGPPLGAALINKLHYPIGKLLYPVFLTTSGLKTDVFTIHFKSLWVISLLVLFSVLIKIAVMIIITRFTGLTVHDSVIVGLMLNSKGICDVVFFNLWRISEALTDEHFAVVIIISVILVTVIITPLLKYLLGSIEEQTPTKRRTLQHSKPDTELRILVCVHHLQSVPTMVNLLEASNATEQSPIGVIGLVLIELVGRAAPLLITHNHTQGEIPEDASISLQIINALRQYELAYETCVTLQPFTDITHFDLMHEDICRLSLDQNATFLILPFHKHWEIDGSIGTSSRAIQNINSKVIKKAPCSLGILVDRGILKGSMAILNNQKGYHVAVIYIGGPDDAESLAYGARLARHPNVSVTLIRFLMFGYDNARERKVDNSLIEAVRYENSMNENFIYEERVTRDGVGLSASLRSLEDRYDLIVVGRYHEESPLLVGLGEWSECPELGVVGDFLASPDVGIIASVLVVQQQKVRGKLLNRAAKPVVVNNQDGGPYPEMNNHNHNNNGMSTPTTVSNDHPRWEITIDRAN, encoded by the exons ATGGCGAAATCGGCATATTTGACGGATAATGCATTTTCTGAGCGGAATATTGTATGTTATGATCACTCAGACGTTATTTCAAATGGCTATAAAGTTCGTAATCCTTTAAGATTTCCTGCACCTCTTATGGTATTTCAGCTGTCCATTATCTCATTAACATCCCTCATCATTGGTGTCGGACTTAAGCCTTTGGGTCAACCTATCCTTGTTGCACAAGTTCTT GGTGGTATATTGTTTGGACCATCAGCATTGGGACGTTCAGAAGTATTGAGAGAAACAATATTCCCTCCACGAGGCGTTATGGCATTAGAAACTGCAGCAACATTTGGTGTTTTCTTCAATCTTTTTGCTATAGGAGTTGAGTGTGACTCGAAAAGGATGTTCAGGCCAGGGAAAAAAGCAGTTATCATAGGCATCTCTGTATTGTTTTCATCACTTATATCGAATTTGGGAATGGCAACACTTATGCAAAGTTTCATCACTATGGATCCTCCTCTTGCAAAGGCTCTACCTGTTGTAGCAATTTCACAATGCATTGTTGGTTTTCCTAACGTATGTTCCCTTTTGAAAGAAATGCAAATGCTCAACACTGACCAAGGCCGTTTAGCGACTACTTCAGCTATGTTCTGTGATGTAATTGGATTCACTATGGGTGCAGTAGGTTTTATAAAATTACAGGTGGAGAAAGAACATTCTATCCCGCGGAAAATGGGTTCAGGTCTCTCTCCTTTGATCCTTGTCATATTCACAATTTATTTCGTTAGGCCTGCAATTAAGAAGACATTAAAACAAAGACCGGATGGGAAACCTGTTGGGGAAAACTACTTTGTATGCATTTTGATAATTGTATTGACGTACATATTTGCTGCTGAGACGATTGGGCAACACTTCCTCTTCGGAGCACTTTTATTAGGCATGGCGATTCCTGAAGGCCCGCCTTTAGGGGCAGCTTTGATCAACAAACTTCATTATCCAATTGGCAAGCTTTTGTACCCAGTTTTTCTCACTACAAGTGGACTCAAAACAGATGTTTTCACCATTCATTTTAAGTCCCTATGGGTTATCAGCCTTCTAGTTCTCTTTTCAGTCCTAATCAAGATCGCAGTAATGATTATCATAACTCGTTTCACCGGCTTAACCGTTCATGACTCTGTCATTGTTGGTCTCATGTTGAATTCTAAAGGCATCTGTGATGTTGTTTTCTTTAACTTATGGAGAATTTCAGAG GCCCTGACAGATGAACACTTTGCAGTGGTTATCATTATCTCAGTTATTTTAGTTACGGTGATCATCACACCGCTATTAAAATACCTCCTTGGTTCAATCGAAGAACAAACTCCAACAAAGAGAAGGACCCTTCAGCACTCAAAGCCGGACACAGAGCTAAGGATACTGGTCTGTGTTCACCATCTACAAAGTGTACCAACTATGGTCAACTTACTTGAAGCATCCAATGCAACAGAACAGAGCCCCATAGGAGTCATAGGTCTCGTACTCATTGAGCTCGTGGGTCGAGCTGCTCCCCTTCTTATCACTCATAATCATACCCAGGGAGAAATCCCTGAGGATGCTTCAATATCATTGCAAATCATCAACGCACTCAGACAATATGAGCTTGCTTATGAAACTTGTGTCACACTTCAACCATTCACTGACATCACGCATTTTGATCTAATGCATGAAGACATTTGTCGCCTTTCACTGGACCAGAACGCCACATTTTTGATCCTACCATTTCACAAGCATTGGGAAATTGATGGTTCCATTGGAACATCAAGTCGTGCCATACAAAATATCAACTCCAAAGTCATCAAGAAAGCACCTTGTTCTTTAGGGATACTAGTCGATCGTGGAATCCTAAAGGGATCCATGGCTATACTAAACAATCAGAAGGGGTACCATGTTGCAGTGATTTACATTGGAGGTCCAGATGATGCAGAATCACTAGCCTATGGTGCTCGACTGGCGAGACACCCAAATGTCTCAGTAACACTTATCCgttttcttatgtttggttATGACAATGCCAGAGAAAGAAAGGTAGACAATAGCCTGATTGAAGCAGTTCGCTATGAGAACTCAATGAATGAGAATTTCATATATGAAGAACGCGTTACAAGAGATGGGGTTGGGCTATCTGCTTCACTTAGAAGCTTAGAAGATAGATATGATTTAATTGTTGTAGGAAGGTACCATGAAGAGTCACCTTTGCTGGTGGGTCTTGGGGAGTGGAGTGAATGTCCTGAACTTGGTGTAGTCGGAGATTTCTTGGCTTCGCCGGATGTAGGGATCATAGCTTCAGTTCTAGTGGTGCAGCAGCAGAAAGTTAGAGGAAAGTTGTTGAATAGAGCAGCAAAACCAGTAGTAGTTAACAATCAAGATGGCGGTCCATATCCAGAAAtgaataatcataatcataataacaATGGGATGTCAACACCAACAACCGTCTCTAATGATCATCCAAGATGGGAAATCACTATAGATAGAGCTAATTAG